The Pirellulales bacterium genomic sequence CCGAAGTTCGGGAGTTGGTCGAGAAGGGGCTCGCGTTTCTTGAGAAGGAAACCGATCACCGCTTGGGGGGGAAGGCCCTGGTCGGGTTGACCTTTTACAAGGCGGGCCGCGGCAAGGATCATCCCCGCGTCAAGGAAGCGATCGAAGCCTGTCGCGGCGAGGTTGGCGCGATCGCCGAGGAAAACGAAATCTACAGCAAGGCGATCGCGGCGATCTTTCTCATCGAGATCGGCGGACACGACGCCCTCGCCGCCCAGTATTGCGGCATGCTCCAGGCCCACCAGAAAGAACACGGGGGTTACAGCTACGTCAGCTACCAAACGGGCGATACGTCGCAGACGCAGTACGCGGCGCTCACCTTCTGGGAGATGGTCAACAACGGCGCCAGCCCTAAAGCCGAATCGGTGCAGAAGTGTCTCACGTGGCTCATGCGCACGCAGGACCCGAGCGGCCTGTGGGCCTATCAGGGGCATCTCCCCGAGGACGGCGATCCCAACAAATTGATCCCCCAAGAGGAGCGTCCCGGCCAGTCGATGACGGCCGCAGGCCTGGGGGCGGCGCTGATCATGGGCAATGCCATGGGGCTGCTGAAGCCCCCGGCGGAGGAGATCGCTTCCGGAGGGGGCGAGGACTTGCCCGCCGCGCTCCGCCGGGCGGACGAGGGGCCGAAGAAACGGGTCGTCACGATCCCCGCCGGCGACGTCGACAGGAAGCGCCTGCTCGCGGCGGTCGAGCGGGGCAAGGCCTGGTTCGACAAGAATTACAAAATCGAGAATGCCGAGTACCAGAGCTACTATCTCTACTCGCTGGAGCGTTACCGCAGCTTCGAGGAGTACATCGACGGCCTCATCGACGAGGAACCGAGTTGGTATCAGGACGGCTTCCAACTGCTGAAAAAGACGCAGCAGGGAGACGGGGCTTGGGACGACTTCGCCGGCAAGCCTTGTGCGACCGCGTTTTCAATTCTGTTTTTGTTGCGATCGACTCAGCAGACGATCAAGGCGAGCCTTGGCGAAGGAACGCTTGTGGGAGGGCGCGGCCTGCCCCGCGATCTGTCGAAGGTGCGCCTCAAGGGAGGCATGCTGGTCGTCGAGACCAAGCCGACCGAGGTCGACCAACTGCTGGGGATGCTCGACGACACTGAGAGCGACGCTCTAGACGCGCTGCTCGACGATCCCGCCGCACTGCGGGTCGATGCAGTGAGTCCCAAAGACGCCCGCCGGTTGCAGCAAGTCGTCCGCAGCGGCAATCCGCAGGCGCGGGTGCTGGCCGTCCGCGCGCTGGCGAAGATGCGCAGCCTCGATTACGTTCCCACGCTGCTGTTCGCGATGACCGATCCCGACCGTCGCGTGGTTCGCGAGGCGCGGGACGGCCTCCGACTGGTCAGCCGCAAGTTCGAGGGCTTCGGGCTGGGGGACAACTTCACCGACGAAGAGCGCGATTTGGCGCTCGACAAATGGAAACAGTGGTACCGTACGGTTCGCCCCGACGCCCCCCCGTTGCCGTGACGGTCCGGGGCAGCCCGTTTTCATCCTCCGCCGCGTCTTGCCGATGGCCGTTGCACCGTCCCCAGACCGTTCGACTCGCGAGCCGCGCTACGCGCTGCCCGTGAACGCGTTCGACCGGACGGCGACGCTGCTCGTTGCGCTGTTGTTGATGGTCGGCACGGGGGTGGCGGGGTTGTCGATCGTGTTTTTCTCGAACAAATTCGGCGAGACGATCCAGGCGATCGAGTTCGTGCCGGTCGAGGCGTCAAGCCCGAACGCCAACCAGGGGATCGCCGAGGAACCGGAACCGCCCGGGGTGCAGGACGCCCCGGAACTCTCCGAGCCGCAGTTGCAGGACACGCTCGATGCGCTCGATGCGATGTCGCTTGATGCGGCGATTTTGTCCGACGAAGCCATCGACGCCGCCAAGGAAGCGGGCAAGGGCGAAGGGCTGGGAGACGCCCGACAGGCCGGGACCGGCGGGGACGGGGTCGTCGAACGCGTCCCCCGGTGGGAGCGGTGGAAGATTCGGTTCGAGCCGACCTCGCCCACGGCGTTCGCCGCTTGGCTTGACCAGTACAAGATCCGTGTCGGCGTGATCGGCCGCGACAACAAGCTGCACGTCGCGTGGAATTTCACGGGGGCCGTCGAGACCGAGACGGCCGAGTCGGTGGATTACAATGCGTGGGGCCGCACCGTGCCGGCCGACGGGCCGATGCCCCGGCTCACCAAAGAATTGGCCGCCAAGGCGGGCGTGGCGCGGTTCGGCAACTTCGCGCTGCTGTTTTTCCCGTTCGAAGCGGAAGCGTTGCTGTGGACCATCGAGAAGGCGGCCAACGAGTCGGGCGACCCCAATCGAATTCGCGAGACGGTGTTCACCGTCGTCGAGAGTCGCAACGGCTACACGTTCGAAGTCGTCGATCAAAAATATTTTTAGCCGGGCGAGCGCCGAGCCCGTATTCGATCTCCCATTCACATTATTTCTTGCCGAGCCGTCGCGCAACTTACGAACATGCCTGACCTGTTTACCATCATCGGTTGGATCGTCTATTTCGTCATGGGAGTGCTGGCTCTGTGGGGCGCGTACTGCGTCATCATGGTCTGGCGGCGCGTCTCCGACACGAGATTCGTCGACGAGGAGGAGCAAGCCGAGTTTCTCGCCGAGTTGGAACAATCGCTCGGCGCGAAGAAATTCGACGCCGCAGTCGAATTGTGCGAAGGCGATCGCCGCGCGATGCCGCAGTTGGCGATGTTCGCCGTCGCGAACCGCGACCTGGGATACGCGCGGTTGCGGCGCCGAATCGGCGAGCGATTTCAACAAGACGTGATGGCCGACATCGAGCATCGGCTGAGCTGGGTCGCGACCGTCGCCAAGTCGGCCCCAATGATCGGGCTGTTGGGGACGGTTATGGGCATGATGGGCGCTTTCGCCAAGCTCGGCGGCAGCGAGCAGGTCGACGCCACCCAAATGGCGACCGACATTCAGTTCGCGCTCACGACGACCGCGCTGGGGTTGGCGATCGCCGTGCCGTTGGTCCTTGCCACCGCCAGCGTGAACGTGCGGATCCGCAAGATGGAAGACCTCGTCGGGGTGGGACTGGGACGGATGTTCGAAACCTTGCGAACCCTGCTGCCGGCTTGAAAGCCGTTTCGCATAAGCCCGTCGGTCGTCGTCCGCGCTCCGTTCCGATTCCCTTTGCTCGCTTGCCATGGCCGAAGTTGCCGCCAAAGCCGCTCCCTCGCTCGTCGACGAAGATTTCGACGACGGTCCGCTGCTGGGCGGAGAGTCGAAGCTCCCCGACGCTGAGATGGACATCACGCCGATGATCGACGTGACGTTCCTGCTTTTGATCTTTTTTATCGTTTGCTCGACGATGGACCCGAGTTCGGCGGTCGACTTGGCGGCCGCCAAGCACGGCCAAGCGGTCGGCGAGCGGGAGTGCTTCATCATCACCGTCGTCGCCGGCGGGATGGATCAGGCCCCGGTCTATCTGGCCGACGGCGACGTCGGCGACCCGTTGTCGGAGGATCTCGACGAACAGAACGAACAGATCCGCGCCGCGGTCGAAGAGGCCAAGAACGGCGACGGCAAGACCAAGCCGAAGCAGGACGTGCTGATCAAGGCTGATCGCAACGTGGCTCACCGTGACGTGGCGCGAGTGATCAAGGCGGTGTCGAAGGTTTCCGACATGCGCATCCACCTTGCGGTGGCGGAGGCGAGATAGATGTCGCACGACCATCAAGGGTCGCACGAGTTCGACGAATTCCTCACCACCGAGGAGATGGAAGCGACGCGCCCCCGCGACGTCGA encodes the following:
- a CDS encoding MotA/TolQ/ExbB proton channel family protein, with product MPDLFTIIGWIVYFVMGVLALWGAYCVIMVWRRVSDTRFVDEEEQAEFLAELEQSLGAKKFDAAVELCEGDRRAMPQLAMFAVANRDLGYARLRRRIGERFQQDVMADIEHRLSWVATVAKSAPMIGLLGTVMGMMGAFAKLGGSEQVDATQMATDIQFALTTTALGLAIAVPLVLATASVNVRIRKMEDLVGVGLGRMFETLRTLLPA
- a CDS encoding biopolymer transporter ExbD, with protein sequence MAEVAAKAAPSLVDEDFDDGPLLGGESKLPDAEMDITPMIDVTFLLLIFFIVCSTMDPSSAVDLAAAKHGQAVGERECFIITVVAGGMDQAPVYLADGDVGDPLSEDLDEQNEQIRAAVEEAKNGDGKTKPKQDVLIKADRNVAHRDVARVIKAVSKVSDMRIHLAVAEAR